A single region of the Malaclemys terrapin pileata isolate rMalTer1 chromosome 2, rMalTer1.hap1, whole genome shotgun sequence genome encodes:
- the POLR2K gene encoding DNA-directed RNA polymerases I, II, and III subunit RPABC4 — MDSQKDVQPPKQQPMIYICGECHTENEIKARDPIRCRECGYRIMYKKRTKRLVVFDAR; from the exons ATGGATTCCCAAAAGGATGTTCAGCCTCCAAAGCAACAGCCAATGATTTACATTTGTGGAG AATGTCacacagaaaatgaaataaaagcaagagATCCTATCAGGTGTCGAGAATGTGGGTACAGAATAATGtacaagaaaagaacaaaaagat TGGTTGTCTTTGATGCCCGGTAA
- the FBXO43 gene encoding F-box only protein 43 — protein MSESRSVLSILKRGRLTSPSNNVKYSSFKDSCSTSIFHDSGFNVSLKDPSFDHTEAEHKDELSTRHLSLLHEYSEHSHPNLVIPVLSPIENGKNSISLSERREANVATDFFETPKVSKKDSSLRRRLLLSKTALGGIVGCFERQANSSDCSRKKTLSHVLSFDERLSKSSSYSPRDNTYKPLATSTLKTEEFSPACQKLRLAFSQQRTSTIDDSKCKNNLLSEPECLSPIHLNTSKDTIIDKTPNEFSDSALTSINDESTYLELLRTPTCCMLSETNEDKFLTPVSNLIADFNFDLLDTNTPPTHVVSDLDFSVPEDSGFNSLGLDKSEDSSSDHEGSFQELLQKQKEVSKLLDAKRKLRKLDRVRRLSTLRERGSQSETEEDYDITLINSEYKLKVARDPASEDSGLVFNEENSADLILNLGDLSRTPALQVVHEIFMRSKRKRPEQNGLLENSERAEMSVLEYILAGLIGKKMGLEKLDILTELKYRDLKHILAIVLGALTVESLCSIWKVSKNWREIVIQDKNAYLRRKLYIKQLKAEAGGCLLHVEDAATRLNMLRRSALRPVQAQAKIAVLQTPPSCNELITPTGCSSVPQSTSKQEEYLKIAKTLFIDEALKPCPRCQCPAKYQPLKKRGLCSREACAFDFCILCLCTFHGSKECSSSSAKRRNKKDALPGSAQSKRNLKRL, from the exons ATGTCAGAAAGTCGCTCAGTGCTGTCTATTCTTAAAAGAGGCAGGTTGACTTCTCCCAGCAACAATGTGAAATACTCCAGCTTTAAAGACTCTTGTTCCACCTCCATATTTCATGATAGTGGATTTAATGTATCATTAAAAGACCCTAGCTTTGATCATACTGAAGCAGAACATAAAGATGAACTGAGCACGAGACATCTATCATTACTACATGAGTATTCTGAACATTCACACCCTAATTTAGTAATTCCAGTGTTGTCTCCCATCGAAAATGGAAAGAATTCTATCTCCTTATCTGAAAGAAGAGAGGCAAATGTAGCTACAGATTTTTTTGAAACTCCAAAAGTAAGTAAAAAAGACTCATCACTGCGTAGGAGACTGCTTCTGTCTAAAACTGCTTTGGGAGGCATTGTAGGATGCTTTGAAAGACAAGCCAATTCGTCGGATTGCAGTAGGAAAAAAACATTATCTCATGTTCTCAGCTTTGACGAAAGACTTTCAAAAAGTTCTTCGTATTCTCCAAGAGATAACACTTACAAACCTCTAGCTACTAGCACTTTAAAAACTGAGGAGTTTAGTCCTGCTTGCCAAAAATTGAGACTTGCCTTTTCACAGCAAAGGACTTCTACAATAGATGATTCCAAATGTAAAAACAACTTGTTGTCAGAACCTGAATGTTTATCTCCAATTCACCTTAATACTTCTAAGGACACTATTATTGACAAGACTCCTAATGAGTTCAGTGATAGTGCCCTTACAAGCATTAATGATGAAAGCACCTACCTGGAATTGCTTAGAACCCCTACATGTTGTATGTTGTCTGAGACGAATGAGGATAAATTTCTGACTCCAGTCAGCAACCTAATAGCAGATTTTAACTTTGATTTACTTGACACAAATACTCCCCCTACTCATGTGGTAAGTGACTTGGACTTTTCAGTGCCTGAAGACAGTGGGTTTAATTCCCTTGGCTTAGATAAATCAGAAGATTCCTCTTCAGATCATGAGGGATCTTTCCAAGAACTCCTTCAAAAACAGAAGGAAGTTTCCAAACTTCTGGATGCTAAAAGAAAGTTAAGAAAACTAGACCGAGTGAGGAGGTTATCCACCCTTCGGGAACGGGGTTCACAGTCAGAGACAGAGGAAGACTATGATATTACACTAATTAATTCAGAATATAAATTAAAAGTAGCAAGAGACCCTGCCAGTGAAGACAGTGGATTGGTTTTTAATGAGGAGAATAGTGCAGATTTGATTCTAAATCTTGGGGATTTATCAAGAACGCCTGCTTTACAAGTAGTCCATGAAATCTTCATGCGAAGCAAAAGAAAAAGACCAGAGCAAAATGGACTCTTGGAGAACTCTGAAAGAGCTGAAATGTCTGTATTAGAATATATTCTTGCTGGACTCATAGGCAAAAAAATGGGCCTTGAAAAATTAGATATTTTAACAGAATTAAAATACAGAGATTTAAAGCATATTCTTGCTATAGTTTTAGGTGCTTTGACTGTGGAAAGCCTATGCAG tatttGGAAAGTAAGCAAGAACTGGCGTGAAATTGTTATACAAGACAAAAATGCATATCTCAGGAGAAAGCTGTACATAAAACAGCTGAAGGCGGAAGCTGGG GGATGTCTCTTGCATGTTGAAGATGCCGCCACAAGACTTAATATGCTACGTAGATCTGCTCTAAGACCTGTTCAAGCTCAAGCTAAAATTGCTGTGTTACAAACACCACCTTCTTGCAATGAGCTTATAACACCTACAGGATGCAGTTCTGTTCCCCAGTCAACTAGTAAACAGGAAGAGTACCTTAAG ATTGCCAAAACCCTTTTTATTGATGAAGCTTTAAAACCTTGTCCAAGATGTCAGTGCCCAGCTAAGTATCAGCCCTTAAAGAAAAGGGGACTATGTAGCCGAGAAGCCTGTGCATTTGacttttgtattttgtgtttgtgcacCTTCCACGGGTCAAAAGAATGCAGTAGTTCATCTGCAAAGCGGCGAAATAAAAAAGATGCTCTTCCAGGAAGTGCCCAAAGCAAGAGAAATTTAAAACGACTCTAA